A single window of Pseudarthrobacter psychrotolerans DNA harbors:
- a CDS encoding DEAD/DEAH box helicase, protein MSELHTHQILTDDSGIETIEPEETIISDEKPHEIAEKSFADYNVRADIVESLADAGITHPFPIQAMTLPVALSGHDIIGQAKTGTGKTLGFGIPALQRVVGPDDAGYDKLAVPGAPQALVIVPTRELAVQVANDLQNASLKRNARITTIYGGRAYEPQVEALQNGVEVVVGTPGRLIDLYKQKHLVLKNVKMVILDEADEMLDLGFLPDVETLIAGTPAVRQTLLFSATMPGPVIAMARRYMTQPTHIRAADPDDEGLTKRDIRQLIYRAHSMDKIEVVARILQARGRGRTIIFTKTKRTAAKVAEELVDRGFAAAAIHGDLGQGAREQALRAFRNNKVDVLVATDVAARGIDVDDVTHVINYQCVEDEKIYLHRVGRTGRAGNKGTAVTFVDWDDMPRWGLINKALGLSVPEPVETYSSSPHLYEELDIPEGTKGRLPRNKRVLAGVDAEVLEDLGETGKKNTRPSGGRDGGRDSNRDAGRSGGRDSSRRTGEPGGRSGDRRRRTSDAATAGTSPAPEPATAAPADAEVDPRARRSRTRTRRRNGEVVAGADNGPQQRSTEA, encoded by the coding sequence CGTCCGCGCCGACATCGTGGAGTCCCTCGCCGACGCCGGGATCACCCACCCCTTCCCCATCCAGGCCATGACCCTGCCGGTGGCGCTTTCGGGCCACGACATCATCGGCCAGGCTAAGACCGGCACCGGCAAGACCCTCGGCTTCGGCATTCCCGCCCTGCAGCGCGTGGTGGGTCCGGACGACGCCGGCTACGACAAGCTCGCCGTTCCCGGTGCACCGCAGGCCCTGGTCATCGTGCCCACCCGCGAGCTGGCCGTCCAGGTGGCCAACGATCTCCAGAACGCCTCCCTCAAGCGCAACGCCCGCATCACCACCATCTACGGCGGCCGTGCCTACGAGCCCCAGGTGGAGGCCCTGCAGAACGGCGTCGAAGTGGTCGTGGGTACTCCCGGCCGCCTCATCGACCTCTACAAGCAGAAGCACCTTGTCCTGAAGAACGTCAAGATGGTCATCCTTGACGAGGCCGACGAAATGCTGGACCTCGGCTTCCTGCCGGACGTGGAAACGCTGATCGCCGGGACCCCTGCGGTCCGCCAGACGCTGCTGTTCTCCGCCACCATGCCCGGCCCGGTCATCGCCATGGCCCGCCGCTACATGACGCAGCCCACCCACATCCGGGCCGCTGATCCGGACGACGAAGGCCTGACCAAGCGCGACATCCGCCAGCTCATCTACCGTGCCCACAGCATGGACAAGATCGAAGTTGTGGCCCGCATCCTGCAGGCCCGCGGCCGCGGCCGGACCATCATCTTCACCAAGACCAAACGCACCGCCGCGAAAGTTGCCGAGGAACTCGTGGACCGTGGCTTCGCCGCCGCCGCCATCCACGGCGACCTGGGCCAGGGCGCCCGCGAGCAGGCCCTCCGCGCCTTCCGCAACAACAAGGTGGACGTCTTGGTGGCCACCGACGTCGCCGCCCGCGGCATTGACGTCGACGACGTCACGCACGTCATCAACTACCAGTGCGTTGAAGACGAAAAGATCTACCTGCACCGTGTGGGCCGGACCGGCCGCGCCGGCAACAAGGGCACCGCCGTGACCTTCGTTGACTGGGACGACATGCCGCGCTGGGGCCTGATCAACAAGGCCCTGGGACTCAGCGTCCCGGAGCCGGTGGAAACATACTCCTCCTCGCCGCACCTTTACGAAGAGCTGGATATTCCGGAAGGCACCAAGGGCCGTCTCCCCCGCAACAAGCGCGTGCTGGCCGGCGTCGACGCCGAGGTCCTTGAGGACCTGGGCGAGACCGGCAAAAAGAACACCCGCCCCAGCGGCGGACGCGATGGCGGACGCGACAGCAACCGTGACGCCGGCCGCTCCGGTGGGCGCGACAGCAGCCGCCGCACCGGCGAGCCCGGCGGACGCTCCGGTGACCGCCGTCGTCGTACCTCTGATGCGGCGACCGCCGGCACCAGCCCCGCCCCGGAACCGGCTACGGCTGCTCCGGCCGACGCCGAGGTGGACCCCCGTGCCCGCCGCAGCCGGACCCGCACCCGCCGCCGCAACGGCGAAGTGGTTGCCGGTGCCGACAACGGCCCGCAGCAGCGCAGCACCGAGGCATAA
- a CDS encoding site-specific DNA-methyltransferase: MTDTVWAPDGSNLVVHADNAEFLPSLPDGAFTLIYVDPPFNTGRVQKRQETRMVLNADGGGDRVGFKGRSYDTIKGALHRYDDAFSDYWSFLEPRLVEAWRLLADDGTLYLHLDYREVHYAKVMLDAIFGRECFLNEIIWAYDYGARAKYRWPTKHDNILVYVKNPAKYHFDNAEVDREPYMAPGLVTPAKRELGKLPTDVWWHTIVSPTGKEKTGYPTQKPEGLIRRVVSASSRPGDWCLDFFAGSGTLGAVAAKLDRKFVCVDQNQPAIDVMAKRLGAKATFTSFPPK; encoded by the coding sequence ATGACTGACACCGTCTGGGCGCCGGACGGCAGCAACCTGGTGGTTCACGCGGACAACGCGGAGTTCCTCCCCTCGCTGCCGGACGGCGCCTTCACCTTGATATACGTTGACCCGCCGTTCAACACCGGCAGGGTCCAGAAGCGCCAGGAAACGCGGATGGTGCTGAACGCCGACGGCGGCGGCGACCGCGTGGGCTTCAAGGGGCGCTCCTACGACACCATCAAGGGCGCCCTGCACCGGTACGATGACGCCTTCAGTGACTACTGGTCATTCCTGGAACCCCGGCTCGTGGAAGCGTGGCGGCTGCTGGCTGACGACGGCACGCTCTACCTCCACCTGGACTACCGCGAAGTCCACTACGCCAAGGTGATGCTTGACGCGATCTTCGGCCGGGAGTGCTTCCTCAACGAGATCATCTGGGCGTACGACTACGGTGCCCGCGCCAAGTACCGCTGGCCCACCAAGCACGACAACATCCTCGTGTATGTCAAGAACCCGGCGAAATACCACTTCGACAACGCCGAGGTGGACCGCGAGCCGTATATGGCGCCTGGCCTGGTGACACCGGCGAAGCGGGAGCTCGGGAAGCTGCCCACCGACGTGTGGTGGCACACCATCGTCTCCCCCACGGGCAAGGAAAAGACCGGCTACCCCACGCAGAAGCCCGAGGGCCTCATCCGCCGTGTGGTGTCGGCGTCAAGCCGGCCCGGTGACTGGTGCCTGGACTTCTTCGCCGGTTCCGGGACGCTCGGAGCGGTGGCGGCCAAGCTGGACCGGAAGTTCGTGTGCGTGGACCAGAACCAGCCGGCCATCGACGTGATGGCCAAGCGGCTGGGTGCCAAGGCGACGTTTACGTCATTCCCACCCAAGTGA
- a CDS encoding PHP domain-containing protein: protein MRIDLHAHSNVSDGTETPSDVMASAARAGLDVVALTDHDSTDGWAEASLAALENGIALVPGMEVSCRTGQGISVHLLSYLHDPAHPGLLEEITKAKDARLTRAERMVTLLAEDYPLTWDDVIHHVAPGATLGRPHIADALVAAGVVSDRSEAFASILTSHSRYFVQHYAPDPATAVELVRAAGGVPVFAHPVASGRGRIVGERTYRDMIDAGLAGLEIDHRDNPEEGRDFLRGLAAKHGLLITGSSDYHGTGKPNLLGENLTTADVLARIEELGTGTAVVRP, encoded by the coding sequence GTGAGGATTGACCTGCATGCCCACTCGAATGTTTCGGACGGCACCGAAACCCCCTCCGACGTGATGGCTTCGGCTGCCCGGGCGGGCCTGGACGTCGTGGCCCTGACCGACCACGACTCGACCGACGGCTGGGCGGAGGCGTCCCTCGCGGCGCTGGAAAACGGGATAGCGCTGGTTCCCGGCATGGAGGTTTCCTGCCGGACCGGGCAGGGCATCAGCGTGCATCTGTTGAGTTACCTGCACGATCCTGCCCACCCGGGGCTGCTTGAAGAGATCACCAAGGCCAAGGACGCACGCCTCACCCGGGCCGAACGCATGGTGACCTTGCTCGCCGAAGACTACCCGCTGACGTGGGACGACGTCATCCACCATGTGGCTCCCGGGGCCACCCTCGGACGCCCGCACATCGCTGATGCCCTGGTGGCGGCCGGCGTGGTTTCGGACCGCTCCGAGGCGTTCGCGTCCATCCTGACGTCCCATTCGCGCTACTTTGTCCAGCACTACGCACCCGACCCGGCCACCGCCGTCGAACTTGTCCGTGCCGCAGGTGGCGTTCCCGTGTTCGCCCATCCCGTCGCGTCCGGCCGCGGCCGGATCGTGGGGGAGCGCACCTACCGCGACATGATCGACGCCGGCCTGGCGGGCCTGGAGATCGACCACCGCGACAACCCGGAGGAGGGGCGGGATTTCCTCCGGGGACTTGCCGCCAAGCACGGACTCCTGATCACGGGCTCTTCGGATTACCACGGAACCGGAAAGCCGAACCTGCTCGGAGAAAACCTGACCACAGCGGACGTGCTGGCACGCATTGAGGAACTCGGCACGGGAACCGCCGTCGTCCGTCCTTAA
- a CDS encoding aminopeptidase P family protein, with amino-acid sequence MNDAENTLNSASQPLDERVNNRSQRPSSAAFKAFMAGNWAPSEQQPPALDAVANYAAARRKAISEKFKGERLVIPAGPLKVRSNDCDYRFRPHSGFAHLTGLGLDHEPDAVLILEPAGEGKGDGGSHHRATLYFRPLAGRDTEQFYADSRSGEFWIGARPTLAEFEARLGLATAHIEGLESAITKNVGAPEIGGISIRLVRKVDENIDALVDTARYNTAKDPDNLDLAVLDALDEKLSEALSELRLLKDEWEIEQMMTAVAATVEGFVEVVKALPRALTHARGERVVEGAFFARAREVGNELGYDTIAAAGNNATVLHWTRNTGRINAGELLLLDAGVEADSLYTADVTRTLPVNGTFTAVQRKVYEAVLDAADAGFAAARPGARFRDIHTAATTVLAERLAEWGLLPVSVEEAVSPEGQQHRRWMPHGTSHHLGLDVHDCAQAKRELYLDGILTEGMVFTIEPGLYFKNEDLAIPAEYRGIGVRIEDDILMTADGPVNLSAALPRKADDVQSWMAGIYQELDGGLASGDIG; translated from the coding sequence GTGAACGATGCCGAAAATACCCTGAACTCTGCCTCCCAGCCCCTCGACGAGCGCGTCAACAACCGCTCGCAGCGGCCCAGTTCCGCTGCCTTCAAGGCCTTTATGGCCGGCAACTGGGCGCCGTCCGAGCAGCAACCGCCTGCGCTCGACGCCGTGGCCAACTACGCCGCCGCCCGGCGCAAGGCCATCTCGGAGAAGTTCAAAGGTGAGCGCCTGGTCATCCCCGCCGGTCCGCTGAAGGTCCGCTCCAACGACTGTGACTACCGGTTCCGTCCGCATTCCGGCTTTGCGCATCTCACCGGCCTGGGCCTGGACCACGAGCCGGATGCCGTCCTCATCCTGGAACCTGCCGGTGAAGGAAAGGGCGACGGCGGCAGTCACCACCGTGCCACGCTGTACTTCCGTCCGCTGGCCGGCCGGGATACAGAACAGTTCTACGCTGACTCCCGTTCCGGCGAGTTCTGGATCGGTGCACGGCCCACACTGGCCGAGTTCGAAGCGCGCCTGGGCCTGGCCACCGCCCACATCGAGGGGCTTGAATCCGCGATCACCAAGAACGTGGGCGCCCCCGAGATCGGCGGCATCTCCATACGGCTGGTCCGCAAGGTGGACGAGAACATCGACGCCCTGGTGGATACTGCCCGGTACAACACTGCCAAGGACCCGGACAACCTGGACCTCGCGGTCCTGGATGCACTGGATGAAAAGCTTTCCGAAGCGCTGTCCGAACTCCGCCTCCTGAAGGACGAGTGGGAAATCGAACAGATGATGACTGCGGTCGCTGCGACTGTCGAGGGCTTCGTGGAAGTGGTCAAGGCCCTGCCCCGCGCCCTGACCCATGCCCGCGGCGAGCGCGTTGTCGAAGGCGCGTTCTTTGCCCGTGCCCGCGAGGTAGGCAACGAACTGGGCTACGACACCATCGCCGCCGCCGGCAACAACGCCACAGTCCTGCACTGGACGCGGAACACCGGCAGGATCAACGCCGGCGAACTGCTCCTGTTGGATGCCGGCGTTGAAGCGGACTCGCTCTACACCGCAGATGTCACCCGGACACTGCCGGTCAACGGCACGTTCACCGCAGTCCAGCGCAAGGTCTACGAGGCAGTCCTGGATGCTGCCGACGCCGGATTCGCCGCTGCCCGGCCAGGCGCCAGGTTCCGTGACATCCACACCGCCGCCACCACCGTGTTGGCGGAACGCCTCGCCGAGTGGGGGCTGCTCCCTGTCAGTGTCGAGGAAGCCGTCAGCCCGGAAGGCCAGCAGCACCGCCGCTGGATGCCGCATGGCACCAGCCACCACCTCGGCCTCGACGTCCACGACTGCGCCCAGGCAAAACGCGAACTGTACCTCGACGGCATCCTCACGGAGGGCATGGTCTTCACCATCGAACCCGGCCTGTATTTCAAGAACGAGGACCTGGCCATCCCGGCTGAGTACCGCGGCATTGGCGTGCGGATCGAAGACGACATCCTGATGACGGCCGATGGTCCGGTAAACCTCAGTGCTGCACTGCCCCGCAAGGCCGACGACGTCCAGTCCTGGATGGCAGGCATCTACCAGGAGCTGGACGGTGGTTTGGCAAGCGGAGACATCGGCTAG
- a CDS encoding extracellular solute-binding protein, with protein MSKPRRLGTIAAAAISVLMLAACGGSGGSGGATSGASGGKVDGTGKTLNVLMSVTAQYPQEQQAWFKEMSAKFKAETGADIQWETFASANDEMTRIQTSVVSGQGPDVYGLGTTFTPTAYSTGAFVKLGDNEWNQLGGKDKFVPAALGISGPDDGNQIGIPFVSRPFVMAYNTELLAAAGIEKPATTWDEFTEQAKKLTKGDQYGVAVAYKDNFDPWKYIWGMSIQAGNPIIDGSKVRLDDPITKKAYETYFGWVTKDKVVDPSSVGWANPQALAAFAAGKAAYFPMTSPLSIPALDASAVKGKYKYALMPTVPPGETSNPSNGKPAASILSGDNLVVADYSKQKDLAFAFVKMITDKDVQLNYFKVFGQLPANQAAAKELATNEVIAPALESGAKSVATPFSGAWGDVQLSLTNVVVQSIPDLSSGAVSESNLSQRLKDEQAKSQTALDRAKK; from the coding sequence ATGTCCAAACCGCGTCGCCTCGGCACTATCGCCGCAGCGGCCATTTCCGTCCTGATGCTTGCCGCGTGCGGCGGCTCGGGCGGCTCGGGCGGTGCGACCTCCGGCGCCTCGGGCGGCAAGGTGGACGGCACCGGAAAAACACTCAACGTCCTGATGAGCGTCACCGCTCAGTATCCGCAGGAACAGCAGGCCTGGTTCAAGGAAATGAGCGCCAAGTTCAAGGCCGAAACCGGAGCCGATATCCAGTGGGAGACGTTCGCCAGCGCCAATGACGAGATGACCCGGATCCAGACGTCAGTCGTCTCCGGCCAGGGCCCGGACGTTTACGGGCTCGGCACCACGTTCACCCCCACGGCGTACTCCACCGGTGCGTTCGTAAAACTGGGTGATAACGAATGGAACCAGCTCGGCGGCAAGGACAAGTTCGTTCCCGCGGCGCTCGGCATTTCCGGGCCGGATGACGGCAACCAGATCGGTATCCCTTTCGTAAGCCGGCCGTTCGTGATGGCCTACAACACCGAGCTGCTGGCGGCTGCCGGCATCGAAAAGCCTGCCACAACGTGGGATGAGTTCACGGAGCAGGCAAAGAAGCTCACCAAGGGCGACCAGTATGGTGTTGCCGTTGCGTACAAGGACAACTTCGATCCCTGGAAGTACATCTGGGGGATGTCCATCCAGGCCGGCAACCCCATCATTGACGGAAGCAAGGTCCGTCTCGATGACCCCATCACAAAGAAGGCCTACGAGACCTACTTCGGTTGGGTGACCAAGGACAAGGTGGTTGACCCCTCTTCCGTTGGTTGGGCCAACCCGCAGGCGCTGGCCGCCTTCGCTGCCGGCAAGGCAGCGTACTTCCCCATGACGTCGCCGCTGTCCATCCCCGCCCTGGATGCCTCCGCGGTCAAAGGCAAGTACAAGTACGCCCTGATGCCCACGGTTCCCCCGGGCGAGACCTCCAACCCTTCGAACGGTAAGCCTGCCGCCAGCATCCTCTCCGGTGACAACCTCGTGGTCGCTGACTACTCGAAGCAGAAGGACCTCGCCTTCGCGTTCGTCAAGATGATCACCGACAAGGATGTCCAGCTCAACTACTTCAAGGTCTTCGGCCAGCTTCCCGCCAACCAGGCAGCCGCGAAGGAACTGGCAACCAACGAAGTCATTGCGCCCGCCCTTGAGTCTGGTGCCAAGTCCGTAGCGACGCCGTTCAGCGGTGCGTGGGGCGATGTCCAGCTGTCGCTGACCAACGTAGTTGTCCAGTCCATTCCGGATCTTTCCTCCGGTGCAGTCAGCGAGTCCAACCTGTCCCAGCGGCTCAAGGACGAACAGGCCAAATCGCAGACCGCACTCGACCGGGCCAAGAAGTAA
- a CDS encoding sugar ABC transporter permease, producing MASSVTEPRPSDSSPAAGAAAEPGETTPPGQRRKGLSEKNRPLWLLIPGGLLMTLVILVPLAMGIWMSLIDLDQYTLRQWVNAEFIGIQNYIEAALSSELLRSIWLSVSFALISTVVTVPLGVAAAVVTQNAYRGRAVVRSIFLIPYVLPSFVVASVWRTMLQPDGIVNVTLTNMGMGGGLWLNGPNAYWTLVWVEIWAAWPFIYLLALSGLQAVDHEVHEASALDGALWWNKLRYVIFPYLKGPVSLAFLLATLNHINNFTLPYVLFGAPAPSDVNVLPILVYVTSFQSFRFGLSAAMAVVSLILIAIPLFIYLRAVRLDVHEGGKK from the coding sequence ATGGCTAGCAGCGTTACCGAGCCCCGGCCGTCGGACAGCAGTCCGGCGGCCGGGGCGGCCGCCGAACCCGGCGAAACTACACCCCCTGGGCAGCGCCGCAAGGGGCTTAGCGAGAAGAACCGGCCCCTGTGGCTCCTGATTCCCGGCGGACTGCTGATGACCCTTGTCATCCTCGTCCCCCTGGCTATGGGCATCTGGATGTCCCTGATCGATCTGGATCAGTACACCCTTCGCCAATGGGTCAATGCCGAATTCATTGGTATCCAGAATTACATTGAAGCGGCGCTCAGCAGCGAGTTGCTCCGGTCCATCTGGCTTTCCGTTTCCTTCGCGCTGATTTCCACGGTGGTGACCGTCCCGCTGGGCGTGGCCGCCGCCGTCGTCACCCAGAACGCTTACCGTGGCCGTGCCGTGGTGCGCTCCATCTTCCTGATCCCGTACGTCCTGCCGTCGTTTGTGGTGGCCAGCGTGTGGCGGACCATGTTGCAGCCGGATGGCATCGTGAATGTAACGCTGACCAACATGGGAATGGGCGGCGGACTGTGGCTTAACGGTCCCAACGCGTACTGGACACTGGTTTGGGTGGAAATCTGGGCGGCCTGGCCGTTCATCTACCTGCTGGCGCTGTCCGGCCTGCAGGCGGTGGACCACGAGGTACACGAGGCATCGGCCCTGGACGGGGCACTGTGGTGGAATAAGCTGCGGTACGTGATCTTCCCTTATCTGAAGGGGCCGGTTTCGCTCGCCTTCCTGCTTGCCACGTTGAACCACATCAACAACTTCACTCTCCCCTATGTCCTGTTTGGTGCGCCGGCGCCGTCCGATGTGAATGTGCTGCCGATCCTGGTGTACGTCACCAGTTTCCAGAGCTTCCGGTTTGGCCTCAGCGCCGCGATGGCGGTCGTTTCACTGATACTGATTGCCATTCCGCTCTTCATCTACCTGCGCGCAGTCCGGCTTGATGTGCACGAAGGAGGAAAGAAATGA
- a CDS encoding carbohydrate ABC transporter permease, whose product MPRPLLATLTVLLCALVLIPIVYIFLASLNTDVGVASGEFWPSSFSLDSYTKIWDSVGLAKAIGNSLIVSGATAVVSAIMAIGTAYVLVRFEFRGRLTVLRGLLGLQSIPGTLMLLPVFVLFSSAGTYLGVTVIGTLWGLFIAYLTFALPFSTWVMVTYLRGLPRELEEAARIDGASNLGILFRIIIPLSWPGIIVSAIFAFLLGWNDVLFASVFTRPDTHTAAVALQVFASAVEGGAIPVYSQMMAASLVCAVPVVVLYFMFQKYLVGGLTAGSVK is encoded by the coding sequence ATGCCGCGGCCGCTGCTGGCCACCCTCACGGTTCTGCTCTGCGCCCTGGTCCTCATTCCGATCGTGTATATCTTCCTGGCCTCGCTGAACACGGATGTGGGAGTCGCCAGCGGCGAGTTCTGGCCGAGCAGCTTCTCTTTGGACAGCTACACCAAGATCTGGGATTCCGTGGGGCTGGCGAAGGCCATCGGCAACAGCCTGATCGTTTCCGGCGCCACGGCAGTCGTCTCGGCCATTATGGCTATTGGCACAGCCTACGTACTGGTCCGGTTTGAGTTCAGGGGGCGCCTGACCGTGCTGCGCGGGCTGCTGGGCCTCCAGTCCATTCCGGGAACCCTGATGCTCCTGCCCGTGTTTGTGCTCTTCTCTTCCGCAGGCACCTACTTGGGCGTGACCGTCATCGGCACGCTCTGGGGCCTGTTTATCGCCTACCTGACGTTTGCGCTGCCGTTCTCAACCTGGGTGATGGTGACGTACCTCCGCGGCCTGCCGAGGGAACTGGAGGAAGCAGCGCGCATCGATGGCGCTTCCAACCTTGGGATCCTGTTCCGGATCATCATTCCGCTCAGCTGGCCCGGAATCATCGTTTCGGCAATTTTCGCTTTCCTGCTGGGCTGGAATGACGTGCTGTTCGCGTCCGTGTTCACCCGGCCGGACACGCACACTGCCGCTGTTGCGCTGCAGGTCTTCGCGTCCGCCGTGGAGGGTGGAGCAATCCCGGTGTATTCGCAGATGATGGCAGCTTCGCTGGTTTGTGCCGTCCCTGTGGTGGTGCTGTACTTCATGTTCCAGAAGTACCTCGTTGGCGGCCTGACAGCCGGCAGCGTCAAATAG
- a CDS encoding general stress protein, which produces MSNIFGAPKAGGPSGPDDARMVPTGDTVGSYTSYLDAQKAVDYLADQQFPVQMVSIVGNELKMVERVTGRLSYPRVALSGALSGMWFGLFVGVMLSFFAPSSGYFSILASVLMGAAFFMLFGIVTYAMQRGKRDFTSTSQVVATNYDVVVSVEAAHDARRLLQQLPMTRSDAAAAPYNPQGYQNQPYGQTGQQSGQSGQPGQQGQPGNQPGPAPARPATWNDPYGQQGAGTPGQGTAQGAGQADAAGPDQGPQPESAAQPAKAPAAAVRYPDLPDGRPQYGVRVTDQPTTAQPGTEQSGSEQSAAGQPGSEQSAADRSRTQPQSDSTKDSGGTTP; this is translated from the coding sequence ATGTCAAACATTTTTGGTGCTCCCAAGGCCGGTGGCCCCAGTGGTCCCGACGACGCCCGCATGGTTCCCACCGGTGACACCGTCGGCTCGTACACCTCCTACTTGGATGCCCAGAAGGCGGTGGACTACCTCGCCGACCAGCAGTTCCCGGTCCAGATGGTTTCCATCGTGGGCAACGAACTGAAGATGGTTGAGCGGGTGACTGGCCGCCTCAGCTATCCCCGGGTGGCTCTCTCCGGGGCGCTCAGCGGTATGTGGTTCGGCCTCTTCGTTGGCGTGATGCTTTCCTTCTTCGCACCATCGTCCGGCTATTTCTCCATCCTGGCATCTGTGCTGATGGGGGCTGCCTTCTTTATGCTGTTCGGCATCGTCACGTACGCCATGCAGCGCGGAAAGCGGGATTTCACCTCTACCAGCCAGGTGGTGGCCACCAACTACGACGTTGTGGTGTCGGTGGAAGCCGCCCATGATGCGCGCCGGCTGCTCCAGCAACTGCCCATGACCCGCTCGGACGCAGCTGCCGCCCCGTACAATCCGCAGGGCTACCAGAACCAGCCTTATGGCCAGACTGGTCAGCAGTCCGGGCAGTCCGGGCAGCCCGGCCAGCAGGGCCAGCCGGGAAATCAGCCCGGTCCTGCACCCGCACGCCCTGCCACGTGGAATGACCCCTACGGACAGCAGGGTGCTGGCACCCCGGGCCAAGGGACAGCCCAAGGCGCCGGCCAGGCAGACGCCGCCGGGCCGGACCAGGGCCCGCAGCCGGAGTCAGCGGCCCAGCCGGCCAAGGCTCCCGCTGCCGCCGTCCGCTACCCGGATCTCCCTGACGGCCGGCCCCAGTACGGCGTCCGTGTCACGGACCAGCCCACCACGGCCCAGCCAGGCACAGAACAGTCCGGCTCAGAACAGTCCGCCGCAGGACAGCCCGGCTCAGAACAGTCCGCCGCAGATCGGTCCCGGACGCAGCCCCAGTCTGACTCCACCAAGGACTCCGGCGGCACCACACCCTAG